The Shewanella japonica genome has a window encoding:
- a CDS encoding YrhK family protein has protein sequence MPHAFSNRRRILNLTADKKALRSQFRWETINAIAYKLGGILFVIGSFFFFPSRAEYAYIGGWIFLAASLTYLVVNIHDMAEIRRYWKSHTSHQVDEVVEYFAGATYLFGTLCFVFGRLASFPQVDWPLISTWLFIIGSTLFVVGAAANVFLIVKADSVQLLQLMNLTSICFIVGSVLYGLASVPYLWAFESPNDHLLILNFLAWQYMIGSLLFLLGGVFNYWRAYLLVEGEIAKKQL, from the coding sequence ATGCCACATGCTTTTTCAAATCGTCGCCGTATCTTAAATTTAACCGCGGATAAAAAAGCCTTAAGATCTCAGTTTCGCTGGGAAACGATCAATGCTATTGCCTATAAATTAGGTGGCATTTTATTTGTTATTGGCAGTTTCTTCTTTTTTCCTAGCCGAGCTGAATACGCTTATATTGGTGGGTGGATCTTTCTAGCTGCATCGTTAACTTATTTAGTGGTTAATATTCACGATATGGCTGAGATCCGGCGTTATTGGAAAAGTCATACATCCCACCAAGTTGACGAGGTTGTTGAGTATTTTGCTGGGGCGACATACTTGTTTGGCACCTTATGTTTTGTATTTGGTCGGTTAGCGAGTTTTCCTCAAGTGGATTGGCCGTTAATCAGTACCTGGTTGTTTATTATTGGTAGCACGTTATTTGTTGTTGGCGCAGCGGCTAACGTATTTTTGATCGTCAAAGCAGACTCAGTGCAGTTACTTCAGTTGATGAACCTTACTTCGATTTGCTTCATCGTTGGTTCAGTTCTTTATGGCTTGGCTTCCGTGCCATATTTATGGGCTTTTGAGTCACCAAATGATCACTTACTTATTCTTAACTTTCTTGCTTGGCAGTACATGATTGGCAGCTTGTTATTCTTATTGGGTGGTGTATTTAACTACTGGCGAGCATATTTGTTGGTAGAAGGTGAAATAGCGAAAAAGCAGCTATAG
- a CDS encoding HPP family protein, protein MKVSDIMTPNPICISNEASMKDAHQLMQSRNVRHLPVISESDGKFVGMLTHKKMIATVLSVLNKYGQGALDRKERYTPIADIMDTQVDKLGLDEPLPVVVQYFIDNKLGCLPVLDRDNRVLGIVTSSDFIKLCQRLLVTQQLS, encoded by the coding sequence ATGAAAGTAAGCGATATCATGACCCCTAATCCTATTTGTATTAGTAATGAGGCCAGCATGAAAGACGCTCACCAATTAATGCAAAGCCGTAATGTGCGTCATCTTCCTGTTATTTCTGAATCCGATGGCAAATTTGTTGGCATGTTGACCCATAAAAAAATGATTGCAACTGTGCTAAGTGTGCTCAATAAGTACGGCCAAGGAGCGTTAGATAGAAAAGAGCGCTATACCCCTATCGCCGATATTATGGATACCCAAGTCGATAAATTAGGATTAGATGAGCCGCTTCCTGTTGTCGTGCAATATTTTATCGACAATAAACTAGGTTGTTTACCTGTTTTAGACAGAGATAACAGAGTGTTAGGGATTGTCACATCATCTGATTTTATTAAACTCTGTCAGCGTTTATTAGTCACTCAGCAGTTATCATGA
- a CDS encoding DUF333 domain-containing protein has translation MKRYQIIGLVGLFCMMSACSDNKQSQVESSQQKLANPAAVFCAERGKYDISSGQCMLEDNTQVDAWDFYRKYHADQSVGLENPAAAYCISSQGEYDINTSECKFADGRIVNAWDYFKQQSSK, from the coding sequence ATGAAACGTTATCAAATCATAGGGCTGGTTGGCTTGTTCTGCATGATGTCTGCTTGCAGTGACAATAAACAAAGTCAGGTTGAATCAAGCCAGCAAAAACTTGCCAATCCTGCCGCTGTATTTTGTGCAGAGCGGGGTAAGTATGATATTTCTTCTGGGCAATGTATGCTTGAAGACAATACTCAAGTGGATGCTTGGGATTTTTATAGAAAATATCATGCAGATCAATCTGTAGGGCTAGAAAATCCTGCTGCGGCCTATTGCATATCATCCCAAGGAGAATACGATATCAACACTAGCGAATGTAAGTTCGCTGATGGCCGTATTGTTAACGCTTGGGATTACTTTAAGCAGCAAAGCAGTAAATAA
- a CDS encoding glycoside hydrolase family 11 protein, with product MNSHTNRNTYIRALLVAAAFCVTSGSIQAAETFQTSEARFPNTEQGYFTSHYELNNDPNTYLYTTSYTASYIKMSGNSQNVVSGRGWQTGHQWRKVNFSIENYYPDNSSQKSVFALYGWTKSNNTNYDGMAEYYIIDKHNGWYPEHQNDDGKDNGARWLGTKNVDGAKYDYYVSTRTDKPHAYGPGLTTFKQYWAIRDYYNQRDNGEINVGQHFQMWINPQEYKHEKYPYIGNWGYQIFAIELIGGGGSVNLNAWSNN from the coding sequence ATGAACTCACATACAAATAGAAATACATATATAAGGGCATTGTTGGTTGCCGCTGCCTTTTGTGTCACCTCTGGGAGTATACAGGCCGCTGAAACGTTTCAAACTTCCGAAGCCAGATTTCCAAATACTGAGCAAGGGTACTTCACCAGCCACTATGAATTGAACAACGATCCAAATACTTATCTTTACACCACTAGCTATACCGCAAGTTATATAAAAATGTCTGGAAACTCGCAAAACGTGGTGTCAGGTCGAGGTTGGCAAACAGGGCATCAATGGCGAAAAGTCAACTTTAGTATTGAAAATTACTATCCTGATAACAGCAGCCAAAAGTCAGTTTTTGCTTTGTATGGTTGGACTAAAAGCAATAACACCAATTACGACGGTATGGCCGAATACTACATTATTGATAAGCACAATGGTTGGTATCCCGAGCATCAAAATGATGATGGCAAAGACAATGGTGCACGTTGGTTAGGAACTAAAAATGTAGATGGTGCTAAGTACGACTACTATGTTTCAACACGCACCGATAAGCCCCATGCCTATGGGCCTGGGCTAACAACATTTAAACAATACTGGGCAATTCGTGACTATTACAATCAGCGTGATAACGGTGAGATTAATGTCGGTCAGCATTTTCAAATGTGGATAAACCCGCAAGAATATAAGCATGAAAAATACCCGTATATTGGTAATTGGGGTTATCAAATTTTTGCGATTGAGCTGATTGGTGGCGGAGGTTCTGTCAATTTAAATGCTTGGTCAAATAACTAG
- a CDS encoding methyl-accepting chemotaxis protein, translating to MSFLSTLSIRNKLITAMLFAVIVSTSVVAYVGQNSAKTLLSERLEQSDMPNLVQRIRNAIDGEINQMKVVTRAIANNSMIQLWIDQGESVEGEQYLIDYLAKTASDNGFSNASFVDKNSHKYWNQNGFLRVLDPGHDKWFFRFTESGKNESTSIYHDSVGQTDIFINYQQENGQGLSGVSKSFDEMVDYLNSFQIEQTGFVYLVDGDGVIKVHRSIDYKSGKTLADIYPSINSRQLLNQNNYAFAMADEQLIASSYISSLGWYVIAEVPQEELYAGLDTSRNNILITFFIIAVLFIAISIYLGNSLVRPLNQLADTFKELGEGEGDLTQRINENGNEEMRRLAQGFNAFISKLHSVVQELAATSNKVNDASQHVYSDAQHSKKSADIQSDGAHQVSVAINEMGSTIAEIANNASIAAQATNDATIKAQRAQTVVEESNTTITDMASNMENVSENIVTLAEKSDSISSVLDVIRGISEQTNLLALNAAIEAARAGEQGRGFAVVADEVRNLAQRTSESTDEIHAMISELQNGAKAAVASVHEGREHAKLGVKASMRTHQALEEIAGNVQHISDLNTQIATATEEQSVVINEINQHVVNIGDSSQSSAQASASIESSSNELKSMANDLDGLVGRFKLT from the coding sequence ATGAGCTTTTTATCTACATTATCCATTCGGAATAAGTTAATAACTGCGATGTTATTTGCTGTCATTGTGTCCACCAGCGTCGTTGCTTATGTAGGCCAAAATAGCGCTAAAACCTTATTATCAGAGCGATTAGAACAGTCGGATATGCCTAACCTAGTCCAGCGTATTCGTAATGCTATCGATGGCGAAATTAACCAGATGAAAGTCGTCACTCGGGCAATCGCAAATAACAGCATGATCCAACTTTGGATAGACCAAGGTGAAAGTGTTGAAGGTGAGCAGTACTTAATCGATTACTTAGCAAAAACAGCCAGTGATAACGGCTTTAGTAATGCCTCATTTGTCGATAAAAACAGTCATAAATATTGGAATCAAAATGGCTTTTTACGCGTACTGGATCCCGGCCATGATAAGTGGTTTTTTCGCTTCACTGAAAGCGGCAAAAACGAGTCGACGAGTATTTACCATGACAGTGTTGGCCAAACTGATATTTTCATCAATTACCAGCAAGAAAATGGCCAAGGCCTAAGCGGTGTGTCTAAATCTTTTGATGAAATGGTTGATTACCTCAACAGTTTTCAAATCGAACAAACGGGTTTTGTTTACCTCGTTGATGGCGACGGTGTCATTAAAGTTCACCGCAGTATCGATTATAAATCGGGTAAAACATTAGCTGATATTTATCCGAGCATTAACAGTCGTCAATTGTTAAACCAAAACAACTATGCTTTTGCAATGGCTGATGAGCAACTCATTGCTTCAAGTTATATATCAAGTTTAGGCTGGTATGTCATCGCTGAAGTCCCTCAAGAGGAGCTATACGCTGGCTTAGATACTTCACGTAATAATATCTTAATTACGTTCTTTATCATTGCCGTCCTCTTTATTGCGATCAGTATTTACCTTGGCAACAGCTTAGTGCGTCCACTAAATCAATTAGCTGATACCTTTAAAGAGCTCGGCGAGGGTGAAGGTGATTTAACTCAGCGTATTAACGAAAATGGCAATGAAGAAATGCGCCGTTTAGCTCAAGGGTTTAATGCCTTTATTAGTAAATTGCACTCTGTAGTTCAAGAGCTAGCTGCAACCTCAAACAAGGTGAATGACGCTTCTCAACATGTCTATAGCGATGCCCAACATTCTAAAAAATCTGCGGATATCCAAAGTGATGGAGCGCATCAAGTTTCTGTAGCCATTAACGAAATGGGCAGCACAATTGCAGAAATAGCAAACAATGCCTCCATTGCAGCTCAAGCCACTAATGATGCGACCATAAAAGCGCAACGGGCGCAAACCGTGGTTGAAGAGTCAAACACGACCATCACAGACATGGCGTCTAATATGGAAAACGTCTCAGAAAATATTGTCACTTTAGCAGAAAAAAGTGACTCAATATCGAGCGTGTTAGATGTGATTCGTGGGATTTCAGAACAAACCAACTTGCTAGCATTAAACGCCGCTATTGAAGCTGCTCGCGCTGGTGAACAAGGCCGTGGTTTTGCCGTTGTTGCAGATGAAGTGAGGAACTTAGCCCAGCGCACCAGTGAATCAACTGATGAAATTCACGCTATGATTTCTGAGCTACAAAACGGCGCCAAAGCTGCCGTAGCATCAGTCCACGAAGGCCGTGAGCATGCAAAATTAGGCGTTAAAGCGTCAATGCGAACGCATCAGGCGCTGGAAGAGATTGCAGGTAATGTTCAGCATATCTCAGATCTCAATACCCAAATAGCCACTGCGACTGAAGAGCAATCTGTGGTGATTAACGAAATTAATCAGCATGTGGTCAACATTGGTGACAGCAGCCAAAGCAGCGCCCAAGCTTCAGCCAGCATTGAAAGCTCAAGCAATGAGCTAAAATCAATGGCAAATGATTTAGACGGACTTGTGGGACGATTTAAATTAACCTAA